In the Salvelinus namaycush isolate Seneca chromosome 35, SaNama_1.0, whole genome shotgun sequence genome, one interval contains:
- the pts gene encoding 6-pyruvoyl tetrahydrobiopterin synthase produces MAQADSRNEVAERIGYITRVQSFSACHRLHSPTLSDEVNKRIFGKCNNPNGHGHNYKVEVTVRGKIDRHTGMVMNITDLKQHIEEVIMIPLDHKNLDKDVPYFANVVSTTENVAVYIWDNMVKQLPANLLYEVKIHETDKNIVVYRGE; encoded by the exons ATGGCACAAGCCGATTCAAGAAACGAAGTAGCAGAGCGCATTGGATACATCACACGAGTCCAGAGTTTCAGCGCGTGCCATCGATTGCACAG CCCGACGTTGAGTGATGAGGTAAACAAGAGGATATTTGGGAAGTGCAACAATCCCAATGGCCATGGACACAACTATAAAG TAGAGGTGACGGTACGGGGAAAG ATCGATCGTCACACAGGCATGGTGATGAACATTACAGATCTGAAGCAACACATCGAG GAAGTCATCATGATTCCGTTGGACCATAAAAACCTGGATAAGGACGTCCCCTACTTTGCCAATGTTGTTAG CACAACAGAAAACGTGGCTGTATATATCTGGGACAACATGGTCAAGCAGCTACCAGCCAATCTTCTCTACGAGGTCAAGATTCACGAGACTGACAAGAACATTGTTGTATATCGAGGAGAATAG